One segment of bacterium DNA contains the following:
- a CDS encoding phosphotriesterase-related protein (phosphotriesterase homology protein; PhP; YhfV; member of a family of proteins related to phosphotriesterase (PTE)), with protein sequence MHGIMTAVMTVLGPIDSGDLGFTLTHEHFFINLLREYRGEGLLNDPELAKDEVLRFKAAGGRTVVDCTSIGLQRDPAALRRLAQETGLNVIMGCGHYRDPYIDRGWLDSQSANKVADLIVRDIDVGADGTGIRAGIIGEVGCDKRYVSAAEERSLRAAARAHLQTGLTITTHAARWPVGLPQLEILRSEGVDPARVVIGHCDTVPSYEYHEEVARLGAWVQFDTIRGESEYDIAHRVRMVLNLVSKGFIDRILLSHDVCLRSMLRICGGGGYDLIPTVFLPRLREAGLSAEQLARITVDNPRRALTGEED encoded by the coding sequence ATGCACGGCATCATGACCGCGGTGATGACCGTTCTCGGCCCCATCGATTCCGGGGACCTGGGGTTCACGCTCACCCACGAGCACTTCTTCATCAACCTGCTTCGCGAGTACCGGGGTGAAGGCCTCCTCAACGATCCCGAGCTGGCCAAAGACGAGGTGCTGCGATTCAAGGCGGCGGGTGGCCGAACCGTCGTCGACTGCACGAGCATCGGGCTGCAGCGCGATCCAGCCGCCCTGCGCCGGCTGGCTCAGGAGACCGGCCTCAACGTGATCATGGGTTGCGGCCACTACCGGGATCCCTACATCGACCGCGGCTGGCTGGATTCACAGAGCGCCAACAAGGTCGCCGATCTCATTGTTCGCGACATCGACGTCGGCGCCGACGGCACCGGGATTCGAGCCGGCATCATCGGCGAGGTCGGTTGCGACAAGCGTTACGTCTCAGCGGCCGAGGAGCGTTCCCTGCGGGCCGCGGCCCGCGCGCACCTGCAGACCGGGCTGACCATCACGACGCACGCCGCTCGCTGGCCGGTGGGATTGCCTCAGCTGGAGATACTGCGGAGCGAGGGCGTCGATCCCGCTCGCGTGGTGATCGGCCACTGCGACACGGTGCCGTCATACGAGTACCACGAGGAGGTGGCGCGCCTCGGAGCCTGGGTGCAGTTCGACACGATCCGCGGCGAGAGCGAGTACGACATCGCCCACCGCGTGCGCATGGTGTTGAACCTGGTGAGCAAGGGCTTCATCGATCGGATCCTGCTTTCGCACGATGTGTGCCTGCGTTCGATGCTCAGGATCTGTGGTGGCGGGGGTTACGACCTGATCCCCACCGTTTTCCTCCCCCGGCTGCGGGAGGCGGGATTGTCGGCAGAGCAGCTCGCCAGGATTACCGTCGACAACCCGCGACGAGCATTGACCGGAGAGGAGGATTGA
- a CDS encoding aspartate aminotransferase family protein, translating to MARHLTETNRPADARSREPSEEYRRAEAVLPGACLGDFRLPSELAFIAARGQGATVWDTAGNQYIDYLLGSGPLVLGHAHPAVVAAVQEQVAKSSTFYTLNEPAIELAEKIVEMVPCAEAVKYASDGTGATFYSLRLARAFTGKNLVLKFEGGFHGHSDYALQSFTPSVRSEYPKPIPDSAGIPQAVGETVLIVPFNDLEMATEVAELHRDDLAAIIVEPHQRALAPLPGFLQGLRALADRLGCLLVFDEVVTGFRLAPGGAQELYGVTPDLAALGKIMGGGLPISAVAGRRDVLDLSIPDSGPKRVYIGGTLNGNPLAAAAGLAALRAVVEENVCAQLVANGEALRDGLMAAAKRLSVPLQVIGHPSFTDAVFGTGPITNYREYLATNRAAAKAFGLELLRRGIYLRPASKIYMSAAHTPEQLEFTVEKAEEAMRVVRDQGFFDA from the coding sequence ATGGCCAGGCATCTTACGGAGACCAATCGACCGGCGGACGCCCGCTCGCGCGAGCCGTCTGAGGAGTACAGGCGGGCAGAGGCCGTCCTGCCGGGAGCCTGTCTGGGCGACTTTCGCCTGCCCTCCGAGCTGGCCTTCATCGCCGCCCGGGGCCAGGGCGCAACGGTCTGGGACACCGCCGGCAACCAGTACATCGACTATCTGTTGGGCTCCGGCCCGCTGGTGCTGGGCCATGCCCACCCGGCCGTCGTGGCGGCCGTCCAGGAGCAGGTGGCCAAGAGCTCGACCTTCTACACCCTCAACGAGCCGGCGATCGAGCTGGCGGAGAAGATCGTTGAGATGGTCCCCTGCGCGGAGGCGGTGAAGTACGCGAGCGACGGCACCGGGGCCACGTTCTACAGCCTGCGCCTCGCGCGTGCCTTCACCGGCAAGAACCTGGTCCTCAAGTTCGAGGGCGGCTTCCACGGTCATTCCGACTACGCGCTCCAGAGCTTCACGCCGTCGGTGCGAAGTGAATATCCGAAGCCGATCCCGGACTCCGCCGGCATCCCGCAGGCGGTCGGGGAGACCGTGCTGATCGTGCCCTTCAACGACCTCGAGATGGCGACGGAGGTGGCTGAGCTCCACCGAGACGACCTGGCGGCGATCATCGTCGAGCCTCATCAACGGGCGCTGGCGCCGCTGCCCGGCTTCCTGCAAGGGCTGCGTGCGCTCGCCGACCGCCTCGGCTGCCTGCTCGTGTTCGACGAGGTGGTGACCGGATTTCGCCTGGCTCCCGGCGGAGCCCAGGAGCTCTACGGTGTGACCCCCGACCTGGCGGCGCTGGGCAAGATAATGGGCGGCGGCCTGCCCATATCGGCGGTCGCCGGGCGTCGAGACGTGCTGGATCTCTCCATCCCCGATTCCGGCCCGAAGCGCGTCTACATCGGTGGGACGTTGAACGGCAATCCCCTGGCCGCTGCGGCCGGCCTGGCCGCGCTCCGCGCGGTGGTCGAGGAGAACGTCTGCGCCCAGCTGGTGGCCAACGGCGAGGCGCTCAGGGACGGCCTGATGGCCGCGGCCAAGCGGCTCTCGGTGCCGTTGCAGGTCATCGGTCACCCGTCGTTCACGGACGCCGTGTTCGGGACGGGACCGATCACCAACTACCGGGAATACCTGGCCACCAACCGCGCCGCGGCGAAGGCCTTCGGGCTGGAGCTACTCCGCCGCGGGATCTACCTCCGGCCGGCGAGCAAGATCTACATGTCGGCGGCGCACACGCCGGAGCAGCTCGAGTTCACCGTCGAAAAGGCCGAGGAGGCCATGCGGGTGGTTCGGGATCAGGGATTCTTCGATGCCTGA